In Lepus europaeus isolate LE1 unplaced genomic scaffold, mLepTim1.pri SCAFFOLD_281, whole genome shotgun sequence, a single genomic region encodes these proteins:
- the LOC133754712 gene encoding MLV-related proviral Env polyprotein-like, translating into MVVVNSSPHIPYHITWQLINLRTGAIVNSTSGFNVLSDYFPELYFDLCQLFDADDVCVGKGGTYVCPGGKNGKSLPGCGGPEVGYCEKWGCETTGSAHWKPSSSWDLITIGAAPGIIFSNCGGRDCSTCINGTLGRCHLQILRFTDKGKQDKWVGPKSWGIYLYRPARDPFALFALSRTVTVTTVSDGPNKVLTDQKSPTSLHSEKGESLGQVLVKNRPSQMPANNQFSLASPTPIFLNEHVVATPPPPGPENSSLPGTGDRLLNLIHGAFQALNGSDPDRTRDCWLCLASPPPYYEGVAVIGNWTNHTIVPPQCTNLPSHRLTLPEVSGQGLCVGSIPPQYQGLCNKTMTLKPGTYYLTGPNGTFWACNTGLTPCLAGQAHNRTHEWCVMVEVWPRVTLHDPEEVYRQYEGNLRLPREPLTITLALILGGLTVGGIGAGVVTGATALSKTNQFHLLQQAMHSDLQALEESVSALEKSLTSLSEVVLQNRRGLDLVFLKEGGLCAALKEECCFYADHTGVVRDSMAKLRERLKQRQSHFEAGQSWFQSWFNSSPWLTTLISTITGPLIILLLILTFGPYIINRLLQFINSRLSITHALVLTQQYQSLKTEDIEQTF; encoded by the coding sequence ATGGTTGTAGTAAACTCAAGTCCTCATATCCCTTATCATATTACTTGGCAGCTTATTAATTTAAGAACCGGAGCAATTGTCAATAGCACCTCTGGTTTTAATGTTCTTAGTGATTATTTTCCTGAATTGTATTTTGACCTTTGTCAACTTTTTGATGCTGATGATGTATGTGTTGGGAAGGGAGGAACCTATGTCTGTCCCgggggaaagaatggaaaatccCTTCCTGGTTGCGGGGGCCCCGAAGTAGGATACTGTGAAAAatggggatgtgaaaccactggaagtgcacattggaaaccctcctcttcATGGGACCTGATTACTATCGGGGCGGCTCCAGGTATAATATTTAGTAACTGTGGGGGTAGGGACTGTAGTACTTGTATAAATGGGACGTTGGGTAGGTGTCACCTCCAGATCCTTCGcttcacagataagggaaaacaggATAAATGGGTCGGGCCTAAGTCATGGGGCATATACTTGTATAGACCGGCCAGAGACCCCTTTGCCCTATTCGCCTTGAGCCGAACGGTTACTGTCACGACCGTATCGGATGGACCAAATAAAGTATTAACAGATCAGAAGAGCCCAACCTCCCTACACTCTGAGAAGGGGGAATCTCTTGGACAGGTACTTGTCAAAAATCGGCCCAGTCAGATGCCCGCTAACAATCAGTTCAGCCTGGCTTCCCCGACACCCATTTTCCTGAATGAGCACGTAGTAGCAACGCCTCCTCCGCCCGGCCCCGAAAATTCCTCCTTACCCGGAACGGGGGATAGGCTCCTTAACCTAATACATGGGGCCTTCCAAGCACTAAATGGCTCTGACCCCGATAGGACCCGGGATTGCTGGCTGTGCCTAgcctcacctcccccttattatgaAGGAGTAGCTGTCATTGGGAATTGGACCAACCATACTATTGTCCCTCCCCAGTGCACCAATTTGCCATCCCACCGCCTAACTCTTCCAGAAGTATCAGGACAGGGACTCTGTGTAGGCTCCATTCCCCCTCAATATCAGGGCCTCTGTAATAAAACTATGACcctcaaaccaggcacctatTATTTAACAGGACCAAATGGAACATTTTGGGCATGCAATACAGGCCTAACCCCCTGCTTGGCAGGACAAGCTCATAATCGAACTCATGAATGGTGCGTCATGGTTGAAGTATGGCCTCGGGTCACATTACATGACCCTGAGGAAGTCTACCGACAATATGAGGGAAATCTTCGGCTCCCTAGGGAACCCCTAACAATAACCCTAGCCCTCAtattgggaggactcacagtcggGGGCATTGGAGCAGGTGTAGTTACCGGAGCCACTGCCCTGTCTAAGACAAATCAGTTTCACCTGTTACAACaagctatgcattcagatttacAAGCTTTAGAAGAATCTGTCAGTGCCTTGGAAAAGTCCTTAACTTCACTCTCAGAGgtagtattacaaaatagaagggggctggacctggtatttttaaaggaaggaggactctgtgcagccctaaaggaagagtgttgtttctatgcggATCACACTGGAGTGGTCAGAGACAGCATGGCAAAATTAAGGGAGAGACTAAAACAACGACAGAGCCATTTTGAGGCGGGACAGTCCTGGTTTCAGAGCTGGTTTAACTCATCCCCTTGGTTAACAACCCTAATCTCCACCATCACAGGGCCCTTGATAATATTACTTTTAATCTTAACCTTTGGACCCtacataataaataggcttcttcagtttattaacagTAGACTGTCTATCACCCATGccctggtcctgacccagcagtaccAAAGTTTAAAAACAGAAGACATAGAACAAACATTTTAG